The genomic DNA ATTCTTTATATTCATTCAATAACTTATCATATTCTAAACTAGTTAATTTATATAAACGTAAATCTAAAATGGCCTGCACTTGCTCTTTACTAAAATAATACAAATTATCACGAATACCAACATGCATACTTTCCAACCATGAAGATTCAAATATATTACTAGAAACCATTCCTCGCATCATCACAACAGAACCTAATTCCCAAGAAGTAGACATTAAAGAACTCGTAACACCTACTGAAGTAGACGAATCACGAATTAATGAAATAATCTCATCAATATTAAATAAAGCAACTACTAGAGCTTCCAAAACAATCATCCTATTTTTAGCTTTTTTAAGCTCAAAAATAGTACGACGAATAATTATAGAACGACGATGATATATGAAAGCAGATAGAATTTGCTTTAATGAAAGAATTTTAGGTTGACCATGATCCAAAGCAACCATGTTAATTCCAAATGAAATTTGCAACTGAGTTAGTGAATATAAATTATTCAATACTACTTCAGAAACAGCATCACGCTTTACTTCAATTACAATTCTCATACCATCTTTGTCAGATTCATCACATAATCCAGCGATACCTTCTAAACGATTTTCCTTAATTAATTCAGCGATTTTTTCAATTAAACGTCCTTTATTTACCTGATATGGTATTTCATATATAACAATAAATTCTTTATTATTTTTAGAATCTGTTTCAATTTTAACACGGGCACGAATATGAATTTTACCCCTACCGGTACTATATGCTTCTTTAATACCATGAGAATCATCAATAATAATAGCTGCAGTTGGAAAATCTGGCCCAGGAATATAATTCATCAATTCATCCACACTAATATCTTCATTTTCTATAAAAGCCAAACAAGCATTAACAACCTCACAAAGATTATGAGGGGGGATATTTGTCGCCATACCAACAGCAATTCCAGTGGAACCATTAATTAATAAATTTGGAATTCGAGTAGGCAATACAACCGGAATTTGCTCAGTCCCATCGTAATTAGATTCATAATCAACAGTCTCTTTATCTAAATCAAACAGTAATTCATGAGCTACTTTAGACATACGTATTTCGGTATAACGCATTGCTGCAGCCGGATCACCATCAACAGAACCAAAATTTCCTTGTCCATCCACTAAAAGATATCGCATAGAAAAAGATTGCGCCATACGTACAATTGCATCATATACAGCAGTATCTCCATGAGGATGATATTTACCAATCACATCACCGACCACACGAGCAGATTTTTTATAAACTTTATCCCAATTGTTATTAAGAATATACATTGCATACAATATTCGACGATGCACAGGTTTTAGTCCATCTCGTATATCAGGCAATGCTCGACCAATAATCACCGACATTGCATAATCTAAATATGAACGCTTTAACTCTTCTTCAATGTTAATCTCTATAATCTCTTTTGCCATAATAATTCATCAAATTTCAAGTTGCTTAGCAGTAAATAATTAACAACAATCAAATAACTAAATATAAACACGTTAAAACACAAACTAAATTCACACAACAAATTTAAAATTAAAAAATTTTACAAAAATAATTCATTTTCACATATATTATAAAATATAATAACTTTACGATAAAAAATAGCATATAATGAAAAAATTATTATTTGTATTAAAAAATATTTAAAAACCTTAAATTAGCCGATTTAAAATCCATGACATCCAATCCAACCAACATAGTTAGTGTAAAAAATTATAATGTATTAAAAATATAATATATGTAAATATATACTGCTACAATAACTCATATACTATAACAACTCCATGAACGATAATAATAATATTGATTATAACGAAAAAATAAAATTTGACACACTTTTTAACCACTGGTGGGACAAAAATGGAACATTTAAAATACTACATCAAATTAATCCTATTAGATTAAAATACATTACAAACTGTAGTAATGGAATATTTAAAAAAAAAATATTAGATGTTGGCTGTGGTGGAGGGATCCTCTCTGAGAGTATGGCCGAAAAAGGAGCACATGTTACTGGTCTAGACATAGGAGAAAATACAATTCAAGCTGCACAAAAACACGCTAACCAACAAAAAATACAGATTAATTATATTAATGAAACAATAGAACAACACGCACGTAAAAACAAACATAAATATGATATAATCACTTGCATGGAAGTCTTAGAGCACGTACCAAACCCTATATCAATTATACAATCATGCGCTTATGCATTAAAAATTAATGGCAACATTTTTTTTTCTACACTAAATCGTACTATTATTTCATGGCTAATTATTATTGGGGGAGCTGAATATATATTTAACATTCTCCCGTACGGAACACATCAATTTAAAAAATTCATTAAACCATCCGAACTATTAGCATGGACGGACACAGCACACTTACAAGCAAAAAAAATAATCGGACTATCCTTTAACATAATATCTAAAAAATATAAATTATCCAATAATCTCAATACAAACTACATACTACATGCTAAACATATTACACAATAAACTAATAATTAAACATCTTGAATCATTAAAATGTATATAATTTAATTTGAATCATTACAATGTATATAATTTAATATAAACATATTCAATATAAACATAAACATATAAACATATTTAATATATTTAATATAAACATCCCGTTTTACTTTTTTAATTTAATAATTCACAACACTTAACTTACATATAAATTTAAATTTAAAATAATTTTGTTATTCCAAATTAAAATTATCATACAATGTCACAAAAAAATATAACAATTAACCACCACCCAAAATGCACACTTTAAAATAATTTCTACTAACAAAAAAGAAAAATAATTAAATAAAAAAATCATCAGGCAAAAATATGAATCATAATCTAGTAGTTACAAAACGTAACGGATCCCAAGAACTTATTAACCTTGATAAAATTCACAAAGTCATAAATTGGGCAGCTAAAAACCTAAAAAACGTTTCAGTTTCACAAGTCGAATTACGCGCACATATACAATTCTATAATGGAATTAAAACATCAGATATTCAAGAAACTATTATCAAATCAGCAGCAGACTTAATTTCTCAAAAAACACCCGACTATCAATATCTAGCAGCACGTTTATCAATATTTCATCTACGTAAAAAAGCATATGGTAAATTTGAACCACCCAAACTATACCAACATGTTTTGCGACTAGTTGAAATAGGAAAATATGACAAACATTTATTACAAAATTATAGTCCAGAAGATTTTGAAAAAATGAACAACTTCATTGATCATCACCGTGATATGAATTTTTCTTACGCCGCAGTTAAACAGTTGGAAGGCAAATATTTAATACAAAATCGAGTTAGTGGAGAAATTTATGAAAGTCCACAATTCATGTATATATTAATTTCCGCCTGTTTATTTTCTAAATATTCTGACACACATCGCATGTATTATATAAAAGAATTTTACAATGCAGTATCCACATTTAAAATTTCACTAGCCACCCCAATTATGGCAGGAGTACGAACTCCAACAAGACAATTCAGTTCTTGTGTTCTTATTGAATGTGCTGATAATCTAGATTCAATTAACGCTACTAGCAGTGCTATTGTAAAATATGTTTCACAACGAGCAGGAATTGGAATTAATGCAGGACGAATCCGAGCCATTGGAAGCCCTATACGAAATGGAGAAGCATTTCATACTGGTTGTATTCCGTTTTACAAACATTTTCAAACAGCAGTTAAATCTTGTTCACAAGGGGGAGTGCGAGGTGGAGCAGCAACACTATTTTATCCTATTTGGCATTTAGAAATAGAAAATTTATTAGTTTTAAAAAATAATCGGGGTATAGATAGTAATAGAATTAGACATTTAGATTACGGGGTGCAAATTAATAAATTAATGTACCAGCGATTACTAGAAAGAAAAGAAATTACATTATTTAGCCCTTCCGATGTACCAGATTTATACAACTCATTTTTTGAAAATCAAATAAACTTCGAAAATTTATATGTAATGTATGAAAAAAATTCGAAAATACGTCAAAAAAAAATTAAAGCAGTAGACCTATTTTCACTCATGATGCAAGAACGTGCTTCCACTGGACGCATTTATATTCAACACGTAGATCATTGTAATACTCACAGCCCATTTGACAGTAAAATAGCACCAATTCGCCAATCTAATCTATGTATGGAAGTTCTATTACCAACTAAACCTTTACAAAACATTAATGATGATTCAGGTGAAATCGCTTTATGCACATTATCTGCGTTTAATCTTGGAGCTATCGATGATCTTAAAGATTTATCTAAATTATCTATATTACTAATTCGTGCCTTAGATGAATTACTAGATTATCAAAATTATCCAATACGTTCTGCCAAATATAGCGCAATCAAACGGCGATCATTAGGTATCGGGGTTATAAACTATGCCTATTATTTAGCTAAAAATAAAGTTCGTTATTCAGATGGAAGTGCGAATAACTTAACACACAGAACATTTGAAGCACTTCAATATTATCTTTTAAGCGCCTCAAATACCCTTGCTAAAGAACGAGGAACTTGCTCATTATTTCATGAAACTACATAT from Blochmannia endosymbiont of Polyrhachis (Hedomyrma) turneri includes the following:
- the ubiG gene encoding bifunctional 2-polyprenyl-6-hydroxyphenol methylase/3-demethylubiquinol 3-O-methyltransferase UbiG, giving the protein MNDNNNIDYNEKIKFDTLFNHWWDKNGTFKILHQINPIRLKYITNCSNGIFKKKILDVGCGGGILSESMAEKGAHVTGLDIGENTIQAAQKHANQQKIQINYINETIEQHARKNKHKYDIITCMEVLEHVPNPISIIQSCAYALKINGNIFFSTLNRTIISWLIIIGGAEYIFNILPYGTHQFKKFIKPSELLAWTDTAHLQAKKIIGLSFNIISKKYKLSNNLNTNYILHAKHITQ
- the gyrA gene encoding DNA gyrase subunit A: MAKEIIEINIEEELKRSYLDYAMSVIIGRALPDIRDGLKPVHRRILYAMYILNNNWDKVYKKSARVVGDVIGKYHPHGDTAVYDAIVRMAQSFSMRYLLVDGQGNFGSVDGDPAAAMRYTEIRMSKVAHELLFDLDKETVDYESNYDGTEQIPVVLPTRIPNLLINGSTGIAVGMATNIPPHNLCEVVNACLAFIENEDISVDELMNYIPGPDFPTAAIIIDDSHGIKEAYSTGRGKIHIRARVKIETDSKNNKEFIVIYEIPYQVNKGRLIEKIAELIKENRLEGIAGLCDESDKDGMRIVIEVKRDAVSEVVLNNLYSLTQLQISFGINMVALDHGQPKILSLKQILSAFIYHRRSIIIRRTIFELKKAKNRMIVLEALVVALFNIDEIISLIRDSSTSVGVTSSLMSTSWELGSVVMMRGMVSSNIFESSWLESMHVGIRDNLYYFSKEQVQAILDLRLYKLTSLEYDKLLNEYKELLLKIENLIDVLKHSKRLTSVICEELTSIKARYSDARRTEIIRDFSKINVEDLIDREDVVVTLSYQGYVKYQPLADYEAQRRGGKGRLITRVKEEDFITRLLVTNTHDTILLFSNYGRIYWMKVYRLPAAKHISRGRPIVNLLPLESRERITAILPIRKYEIGCQVFMATSSGLVKKTSLTEFCRPRNMGIIALNLNKGDELIGADITYGDNEVMLFSKYGKVVRFQENQVRSVGRTAIGVRGMNLLNGDHVVSLIIPRGDSSILTVTRHGYGKRTNKIEYPVRSRGILGVIAIKVNNRNGNVVGSIQVDDDDEIMMITDCGRLVRIRASEINIFSRNTQGVLLIRTANNERLVSLQRVVESVEKN
- the nrdA gene encoding class 1a ribonucleoside-diphosphate reductase subunit alpha — its product is MNHNLVVTKRNGSQELINLDKIHKVINWAAKNLKNVSVSQVELRAHIQFYNGIKTSDIQETIIKSAADLISQKTPDYQYLAARLSIFHLRKKAYGKFEPPKLYQHVLRLVEIGKYDKHLLQNYSPEDFEKMNNFIDHHRDMNFSYAAVKQLEGKYLIQNRVSGEIYESPQFMYILISACLFSKYSDTHRMYYIKEFYNAVSTFKISLATPIMAGVRTPTRQFSSCVLIECADNLDSINATSSAIVKYVSQRAGIGINAGRIRAIGSPIRNGEAFHTGCIPFYKHFQTAVKSCSQGGVRGGAATLFYPIWHLEIENLLVLKNNRGIDSNRIRHLDYGVQINKLMYQRLLERKEITLFSPSDVPDLYNSFFENQINFENLYVMYEKNSKIRQKKIKAVDLFSLMMQERASTGRIYIQHVDHCNTHSPFDSKIAPIRQSNLCMEVLLPTKPLQNINDDSGEIALCTLSAFNLGAIDDLKDLSKLSILLIRALDELLDYQNYPIRSAKYSAIKRRSLGIGVINYAYYLAKNKVRYSDGSANNLTHRTFEALQYYLLSASNTLAKERGTCSLFHETTYSKGILPIDTYKKDVDTLTNEKLYYNWTKLRMNIQKYGLRHSTLSALMPSETSSQISNATNGIEPPRGFVSIKTSKDGILRQTVPESINLKNEYELLWDIPNNNGYLQLVSIMQKFIDQSISANTNYDPSRFSNSKIPMKQLLSDLLLAYKYGIKTLYYHNTRDNANDTQQTTTQHDNPQNMCTGNACII